The genomic stretch GCCCATGGCGATTGCGGTCATCGGCGGCTTGCTGGTATCCACATTGTTGTCACTGCTGTTTGTGCCGTCGCTGTTCAGCGTGGTCAGCAGTTTGAAACAAAGGTTGCGGGGGATGTTGCCGGGGGGTAAGGTTGCAACGCTCCCCATCAACCAGCCATGACCTGCCACGATAGGAAACCACCCACGTGCTAATGACCTTCAAAACCGTTTTCCCCGAACTCAGCGATGCCGAGGCTGAAAAGCTACAAGCCATTGCCAGCCTGAAAATACTGAGGGAGGGCGATGTCGCTGTCCCGCAGGAATATGACATGGAGGAAGGCCGCCCGCGCCGTACCCTGTTCATTGTGCGACGCGGCGAGATCGAGATTTTCCGCGCCCGCAACGGCTTTCTGGAACACGTGGCCTCCCGCTACGAGAACGAAATTCTCGGTGAGGAAATGCTGCTGGAGCCGGAAAAAGTCCACCACGTTTCCTGCCGTACCATTGTCGAGTCCGAAGTGCTGGTGATCCGCCGCATTGATATTGAGGCATTGCTACAGGCCGAACCGGATATGGCGCGCAAGATTTACCGCCAACTGGCGATGAACGCTTACCAGCGGATGGAGGGTGAAGACCTTATCCGCAGCCATACCGAAACCGATTCGCTGGGCGATATTGAAGTGCCCAATCATGCCTATTACGGCTCGCAGACCGAACGTGCCTTGCGCAACTTCAAGATCACTGGCTTGCCGATTTCGCACTTCCCGGTACTGCTGAAAAGTCTGGCCTTAATCAAAAAGGCGGCTGCGCGTGCCAATGCTGATGCAGACAATCTGCTACGCAAACCCAATCCTACCCTCGATTTGACGGTGGGGGATGCCATTATCCGCGCCTGTGATGAAATCATTGCGGGCAACCAGTTCCTACACAGCCAGTTCAAGGTGGATGTGATTCAGGGCGGGGCGGGCACGTCCACCAATATGAATGCCAATGAAGTCATTGCTAAACGCGCCCGCGAATTGTTGGGCTATCCGCGCCATTACACGGCGGAAAAAATCGTTGACCCGAATGATGACGTGAATATGTCGCAATCGACCAACGACGTTTACCCCACGGCTTTACGCCTGACGTTGGCGCTGACCTACACCGACTTGACAGCGGCAATGGAAACCTTGATTCAGGCGTTTTACGCCAAAAGCGAAGAGTTCAGCCATATTCTCAAGATGGGGCGCACGCAGTTGCAGGATGCTGTACCGATGACATTGGGGCAGGAATTCCGCGCGTTCGGTGTTACGTTGGAAGAAGACATCGACAAACTGGATCGTAATGCGCCGCTGTTGGGTGAAGTCAATCTGGGTGGCACGGCGATTGGCACGGGTGCATTGGCTAGCCCGGAATACCCGGCTCGGGTAATTGCTGAACTGAATAAGCTGTTGCATACCGACATGAAGGCCACCCATATTGAATTACGTCAGGCCGCCGATTTGGTGGAAGCGACGTGGGATACTGGCGCGTTTGTGCTGTTTTCCGGCATTGTCAAACGGGTGGCGGTGAAGCTGTCGAAAATCTGTAATGACTTGCGCTTATTGAACAGTGGGCCATTGGCGGGGTTCGGCGATATTCGCTTGCCGCATGTGCAGCCCGGCTCGTCCATCATGCCCGGCAAGGTGAATCCGGTGATCCCCGAAGTGGTTAATCAGGTGGCGTTTCAGGTGATTGGCAATGATTTGACGGTGACCATTGCTTCGGAAGGTGGGCAGCTTCAGTTGAATGCGTTTGAACCGATCATCGCCTTCAACATGTTCCAGTCGATCGAGATGATGACCCGCGCCATGAAGACACTGGCGGAACACGTCGGCGGCATTACCGTGACTGAAAAAGACCGCGAACGCCTGCGCCTGCGGGTGGAACAAAGCCCCGGTTTGGCGACGTTCCTGATTCCGCGTATCGGCTACAAAGCGGCGGCGGCGATCGTGAAGGAAGTCATAAGCAGCGGGCAGACCGTGAAGGAAGTGGTGCTGGCGCAGGGGATTATGGATGCGGCGGAATGGGAGAGTTTCATGCACGCGGATAACCTGACCAAGCCGTATCGACCCAAACGCTGACATCGAAGAAGCCCAATGCCTGAGCCGTTTTAAATTCTGAACGGCGGCTCAGACGGTGGGCATTGCCCTGATTACTGTTTTTGAGCAGCCGCTGGTTGTGCGGCATCCCGTACTAACCTGACATAGTTGTTAATGCGAATGGCATCACTTTGTGGCCCATGTCCTGCGGCAAAATCCTTCGGGTTCCCTTGTTTGGGGTCGCTGCGTTGTGAGCCTGCTCCGTGTACGTCACTCCAGACACCATCCATCTTGCCCATGGCTCTGCCGAAGGCTACGTAAACAGCTCTTTCACCCGGTG from Thiothrix litoralis encodes the following:
- a CDS encoding aspartate ammonia-lyase, translating into MTFKTVFPELSDAEAEKLQAIASLKILREGDVAVPQEYDMEEGRPRRTLFIVRRGEIEIFRARNGFLEHVASRYENEILGEEMLLEPEKVHHVSCRTIVESEVLVIRRIDIEALLQAEPDMARKIYRQLAMNAYQRMEGEDLIRSHTETDSLGDIEVPNHAYYGSQTERALRNFKITGLPISHFPVLLKSLALIKKAAARANADADNLLRKPNPTLDLTVGDAIIRACDEIIAGNQFLHSQFKVDVIQGGAGTSTNMNANEVIAKRARELLGYPRHYTAEKIVDPNDDVNMSQSTNDVYPTALRLTLALTYTDLTAAMETLIQAFYAKSEEFSHILKMGRTQLQDAVPMTLGQEFRAFGVTLEEDIDKLDRNAPLLGEVNLGGTAIGTGALASPEYPARVIAELNKLLHTDMKATHIELRQAADLVEATWDTGAFVLFSGIVKRVAVKLSKICNDLRLLNSGPLAGFGDIRLPHVQPGSSIMPGKVNPVIPEVVNQVAFQVIGNDLTVTIASEGGQLQLNAFEPIIAFNMFQSIEMMTRAMKTLAEHVGGITVTEKDRERLRLRVEQSPGLATFLIPRIGYKAAAAIVKEVISSGQTVKEVVLAQGIMDAAEWESFMHADNLTKPYRPKR